In bacterium, a single window of DNA contains:
- a CDS encoding 8-oxoguanine deaminase, which produces MRDPDLFLLEHADPLVTMDPARRALDDGWVAARDGLIVGVGAGPAPEMIDGEPRARFRRLDARGRVVLPGLINTHHHLYQTRTRAWPGAIDAELFPWLGTLYPVWAGLADEDFHRGALVGCRELLRSGCTTTTDHHYLFPRDASPELIDVTIAAAREAGIRFHPTRGSMSRSRKDGGLPPDSVVQDHDTILADSERLIRLHHDPAPGAMTRIALAPCSPFSVTPELMRDTAALARRFGVRLHTHLSETRDENDYCAATYGMRPVDLLEDCGWLADDVWLAHGIWFDDAEIARLGRAGVAIAHCPTSNMRLGSGICRVRDLRAAGCPVGLAVDGSASNDSSHLLAELRQCLLLHRVLGGAGAMTVGEVLEMATLGGAACLGRGDLGSLEPGKACDLALFDLGDLAHERVGDRVAALLLCHPRDAAAVVVGGREIALG; this is translated from the coding sequence ATGCGCGACCCGGACCTGTTCCTGCTCGAGCACGCCGATCCCCTGGTCACGATGGATCCGGCCCGCCGCGCCCTGGACGACGGCTGGGTGGCGGCGCGCGACGGCCTGATCGTCGGGGTGGGCGCCGGGCCGGCGCCCGAGATGATCGACGGCGAACCGCGCGCGCGGTTCCGGCGGCTGGACGCGCGGGGCCGGGTCGTGCTGCCGGGCCTGATCAACACCCACCACCACCTCTACCAGACGCGCACGCGGGCCTGGCCTGGGGCGATCGACGCGGAGCTGTTCCCCTGGCTCGGGACGCTCTACCCGGTGTGGGCCGGGCTCGCGGACGAGGACTTCCACCGCGGCGCGCTGGTCGGCTGCCGCGAGCTGCTGCGTTCGGGCTGCACCACCACCACCGACCACCATTACCTGTTCCCGCGCGACGCCTCGCCGGAGCTGATCGACGTGACGATCGCGGCGGCCCGCGAGGCCGGCATCCGCTTCCACCCCACGCGCGGCAGCATGTCGCGCTCGCGCAAGGACGGCGGCCTGCCGCCCGACTCGGTGGTGCAGGACCACGACACGATCCTGGCCGACAGCGAGCGGCTCATCCGGCTGCACCACGACCCCGCGCCGGGCGCGATGACCCGCATCGCGCTGGCTCCGTGTTCGCCGTTCTCGGTCACCCCGGAGCTGATGCGCGACACGGCCGCGCTGGCGCGCCGGTTCGGCGTGCGCCTGCACACGCACCTGTCCGAGACGCGCGACGAGAACGACTACTGCGCCGCCACCTACGGGATGCGCCCGGTGGACCTGCTGGAGGACTGCGGCTGGCTCGCGGACGACGTCTGGCTGGCGCACGGCATCTGGTTCGACGACGCGGAGATCGCCCGCCTGGGGCGCGCCGGCGTGGCGATCGCCCACTGCCCCACCTCCAACATGCGCCTGGGCTCGGGCATCTGCCGCGTTCGCGACCTGCGGGCCGCGGGCTGCCCGGTCGGCCTGGCGGTGGACGGCTCGGCGAGCAACGACTCGTCGCACCTGCTGGCCGAGCTGCGTCAGTGCCTGCTGCTGCACCGCGTCCTGGGCGGCGCCGGCGCGATGACGGTCGGGGAAGTGCTGGAGATGGCGACCCTGGGCGGCGCCGCCTGCCTCGGCCGCGGGGACTTGGGCTCGCTCGAACCGGGCAAGGCCTGCGACCTGGCGCTCTTCGACCTCGGGGACCTCGCCCACGAGCGCGTCGGCGACCGCGTGGCCGCGCTGCTGCTCTGCCACCCGCGCGACGCCGCGGCGGTCGTGGTCGGCGGCCGCGAGATCGCGCTCGGCTGA